The nucleotide sequence GAGCGGCCCGGCCCCTTCACCGTGACCAGCCAGTACGCCAGCGAGTCGGTGCGGCGCATGTTCGACGCCAGCGGGCCGTACGCCGAGATCCAGAAGGCGGCCAACGTCCCGCCCGCCTTCGTCATCATCCAGCGGATCAACCTGGGGCTCTACGCCATCCTGGGCGAGCTGGAGGCGACGGCCGACTGGCGGCGCATCTGCGAGGAGCTGTGGCCCTTCGTGGACGGCCCGCCCAGCACGCCGCTGGGCCAGGCCGAGGCCGAGTGGCTGGCCCGCCGGGCCCGGGACGGCACGGGGGTCGGCCCGGTCCCGGGCTGACCGGCCCGTCGCTCAGCCCTGCTCCAGGGCGATGACGAAGTCGAAGGTGCCCTGGTCGTCGACGTCGGCCAGGAACGGGGCGGTGGGCTTCTCGATGTCGTGGTCGGCCAGGGCCACGGGGATGGAGTCGACCGCCGCCACCTGGATCTGGGACCCGACGACGCGGGCCTCCACGGTGAAGGTGATCTCCCGGGTCACGCCGTGGAGGGTGAGGTCGCCGGTGGCCTCGGCCGTCACCTTCTCGCCGCCGGCCGGGTCGTCGCCGATGTCGATGGGCTCGGTGAGGGTGAACGACGCCTCGGGGAACTGCTCGATCTCCAGGCCCTGCCGGTCCATGGCCTGGCGGCGGTTGGCCACGTCGAGGCCGGTGGGGGCGTCGTCGAAGGCCAACCGGGTGAGGTCCACGGTGAACGCGGCCTCGGTGACCTGGGAGCCGGCGATGGTGATCGAGCCCTCGACCCCCGGGGTCTCCCCGGTGGCGGTGTGGTCGGGGAGGGCGGTGAAGTCCTCGGTGATGGCCATCAGGGCCCGGGTGCGCTCGCCCTCGACCGCGTTCCAGGTGCCGTCCAGCGAGTCGGGGGCCTGGCCCGCCGGTTGCTCCGACCCGTCGTCGACGGTGAGGTCCTCGGGGGTGTCGTCCCGCAGGAAGTACCAGGCGCCGGCGCCGATCACGGCCAGGACCACCAGGACGACCACCGCGGCCAGGATCTTCTTGATCATGCAGGCAAGTGTGGCTCACCCGGGCCCGCTCCGGGGGGCCGCCGGGCCTCGGCGTGGTCGGGGGGCGGGGCGGGGAGCGGGGGCGGGGCGTCCCGGTGCTCGGCGGCCAGGGCCCGGCGCCGGCGACGGCGGACCACCAGCAGCTCGACGGCGAAGGCCCCGCCGCCCACCACCGTGGCCCCCAGCACCAGCACGGCGGCGGGCACCGCCCGTGACGCCACCCGGTCCTGGCACCGCGTGGCCCGGGCCGCGTCGGCCACGTCGGGGGCCAGGGTCACCACCTCGCCCCCGTCCACGATCTGGTCGTTGCCGTCGGGCACCACGTCGACCCGGCCCTGGTACAGGTAGGCGCCGGGCGCGCCGCAGTCCTGCACGGGGGGGTTGCGCACCGGCACGACCAGCAGGAGGGTTGCGGCGACGTAGGCCAGCAGGGCCAGGGCGGCCAGCGCCCGGGTCAGCCGGGCCAGGGGGCCGGGTGGGGTGACGGGCCCCTCGCCGGGGCTCTCGACGCCGCCCGGCGCGGGGAGCGGAGGGGGGGCGTCGTCCACGGCGGGGGAGCCTGGCACAGATGGGATGGGGGCCGGCTCCGAGGAGGGGAGGTCCTGGAGCCGGCCCCAGTGCGCCGGGTCGCACCTGGCGGTCGTCGGTGTGCGAGACGATCACCAGGAGGTGGGATGAGAGCGACCCGGCAACGCTGCCCCTCCATCGGGCCCTTCGATGGCGCTTGTGAGACTTTGACCGCAGAAAGTGAGGAAGAATGTCGTCTTCTGTCGACAAGCGTGACAGAAAGGGCGAAGCTCCAGGTCAGCCCCGGATCAGGGTGGCCAGGGCCCACACCGTGGCCACCAGGCCCAGGCCCGCCATGGCCAGGCTCCGGCCCACCGGCGCCCGGCTGCCCTCGGCCGTCATGCGGGCCGGCGGGCGGGCCACGGCCAGCAGGTTCCCGACCAGCATGGCCCCCCCGAAGGCCAGCAGCAGGTAGGCCAGGAGGTCGTCGCCCAGGAACACGCCCCGAGGCTACGGGGAGGCCCGGACCGCCGTCCCATCATCGGCGGGGGGGCCGGCCGTCCCCCGCCGGCTGCGGCGGGCCGAGCGGACGACCACGGCGGCGATGACGGCCACCGCGGCCAGGATCACGCCCAGCAGGGCCAGTTGCTCCCACCCGCCCGGCTCGCCGGGCTCGGCGGCGGCCTGGCCGGTGCCCGGCTCGGGGATGATGCCGGGCCGGTCGCCGGACCGCTGGGAGGCCCGGCAGGCGGCGTCGTCCGGCGCGCAGGCCACGGTGGAGGCGGTGGTGGCCACCGGGTCGCCGGCCCCGCCGTCGGCCAGCACGGCGATGGCCACCAGGACCAGGATGGCGCCGAACACGCCCACCCCGGCCAGGACGATCGAGCGTCGGTCGGAGCCGTCGGCAGCCACCCGGCCAGTGTGGCACTCCGGCTGGGTGCCACATACCGTGACCAGGCGCCCAGCATCCGTGGCATGACACCGGTCACTGTGGGATGGTTGCCCCAAACCCTCATCCGTGACCGGGAGTATGGATGGACGCCGCCACGCCATCGACCACCACCTCCGGGCGCCCGCCGCGCCCGGAGCCGCCCCGGCGGCGGCTCCTGGGCGGCTACGCGCCACTGGCCGTGGCCCTCGTGGCCCTCGCCGTGGTGATCGCCGTGGTGCCCAGCACCGCGCCACCCGAGGTCGAGGCGGCCGACGTCGACGCCGGCACCGAGGGCCAGCCGGCCACCGGCTGGGGAGACACGGTCGAGGCCTGCCCCGGGGGCGGGCCCCAGGTGGAGGGCGACCCCTACTCCCCGCCGTGCTTCACCTTCCGCGGCGACAACGGCGGGGCCACGGCCAAGGGCGTGAGCGAGGACGGCATCACCGTCACCTACCGGCAGACGCCCGAGCCCAACGTGCTGTCGGTGCTGGCCGGGCTGATGGGCATCGAGTTCAACGAGACCCCCGAGGACTTCCGCCGGACCACCGA is from Acidimicrobiales bacterium and encodes:
- a CDS encoding YceI family protein, which translates into the protein MIKKILAAVVVLVVLAVIGAGAWYFLRDDTPEDLTVDDGSEQPAGQAPDSLDGTWNAVEGERTRALMAITEDFTALPDHTATGETPGVEGSITIAGSQVTEAAFTVDLTRLAFDDAPTGLDVANRRQAMDRQGLEIEQFPEASFTLTEPIDIGDDPAGGEKVTAEATGDLTLHGVTREITFTVEARVVGSQIQVAAVDSIPVALADHDIEKPTAPFLADVDDQGTFDFVIALEQG